A region of Streptomyces sp. TG1A-60 DNA encodes the following proteins:
- the dcd gene encoding dCTP deaminase codes for MLLSDKDIRAEIDVGRVRIEPYDESMVQPSSVDVRLDRFFRVFENHRYPHIDPSVEQADLTRLVEPEGDEPFILHPGEFVLASTYEVVTLPDDLASRLEGKSSLGRLGLVTHSTAGFIDPGFSGHVTLELSNLATLPIKLWPGMKIGQLCMFRLSSPAEFPYGSERYGSRYQGQRGPTASRSFLNFHRTQV; via the coding sequence GTGCTTCTCTCAGACAAGGACATCCGGGCCGAGATCGACGTCGGCCGGGTGCGGATCGAACCGTACGACGAATCCATGGTGCAGCCGTCGAGTGTCGACGTGCGTCTCGACCGCTTCTTCCGGGTGTTCGAGAATCACCGCTATCCGCACATCGACCCGTCCGTCGAGCAGGCGGATCTCACGCGGCTCGTGGAGCCGGAGGGGGATGAGCCGTTCATTTTGCATCCGGGGGAGTTCGTGCTCGCCAGTACGTATGAGGTCGTCACGCTGCCCGATGATCTCGCCTCGAGGCTCGAAGGGAAGAGTTCGCTGGGGCGGCTCGGGCTCGTCACCCACTCCACCGCCGGGTTCATCGATCCCGGGTTCTCCGGGCACGTGACGCTGGAGCTGTCGAATCTCGCGACGCTGCCGATCAAGCTCTGGCCCGGCATGAAGATCGGGCAGCTGTGCATGTTCCGGCTCAGTTCGCCGGCCGAGTTCCCGTACGGCAGCGAGCGGTACGGGTCGCGCTACCAGGGGCAGCGGGGGCCGACCGCCTCCCGGTCCTTCCTCAACTTCCACCGGACCCAGGTGTGA
- the istB gene encoding IS21-like element helper ATPase IstB produces MSELVSTRIRTTAGKLGLPHLAEAISEYTRRADEGKMGYLDFLDLVLSEELAVRDDRRFRQGLRLSRLPHHKTLDEYDFSFQPELDPRKVKDLATLSFVEAKANVALLGPPGVGKTHIAIALAVAACRAGYSIYFTSLDDMVRNLKTAEAAGRLSNKLGTYLRPSVLVVDEVGYQPLERAEANLVFQVISKRYEKGSIILTSNKTFSEWGQVFGDEVLATAILDRLLHHCEVVPINGPSYRLKNRLKAIERETEVA; encoded by the coding sequence TTGAGCGAGTTGGTTTCCACCCGCATCCGCACCACCGCCGGCAAGCTCGGCCTGCCCCACCTGGCCGAAGCCATCAGCGAGTACACCCGGCGGGCCGACGAGGGAAAGATGGGCTACCTCGACTTCCTCGACCTGGTGCTGTCCGAGGAACTGGCCGTGCGTGATGACCGCCGCTTCCGCCAGGGACTGCGGCTCTCCAGGCTCCCGCACCACAAGACGCTGGACGAGTACGACTTTTCGTTCCAGCCCGAACTCGACCCGCGCAAGGTCAAGGACCTCGCCACCCTCTCCTTCGTGGAAGCCAAGGCGAACGTGGCGCTGCTCGGGCCGCCCGGAGTCGGCAAGACCCACATCGCCATCGCCCTGGCCGTCGCGGCCTGCCGGGCCGGCTACTCGATCTACTTCACCAGCCTCGACGACATGGTCCGCAACCTCAAAACCGCCGAGGCCGCCGGACGACTGAGCAACAAACTCGGCACCTACCTGCGGCCGAGCGTCCTCGTGGTCGACGAAGTCGGCTACCAGCCCCTCGAACGCGCCGAAGCGAACCTGGTCTTCCAGGTCATCTCCAAGCGTTACGAGAAGGGCTCGATCATCCTGACCTCGAACAAGACCTTCAGCGAATGGGGCCAGGTCTTCGGCGACGAAGTCCTCGCCACCGCCATTCTCGACCGCCTCCTCCACCACTGCGAAGTCGTGCCCATCAACGGCCCCAGCTACCGGCTGAAGAACCGCCTCAAGGCCATCGAGCGCGAGACCGAAGTCGCCTGA
- a CDS encoding FG-GAP repeat protein, with the protein MHRRTYALAVATMATATAATATLALPLAPHATAVPSARPTPVTSDFNADGYADLAVGVPDATVNGKAKAGYVHVVWGGAKGLGRHGGIRISQAASEVPGTPEAGDRFGTAVALDDLSGDGVAELIVGAPGEDVTGRGADAGSVTVVGGAKGGPGPGSTALTGPSAKSAYGWSVAAADLTGDGGRDLVIGGRDRVVLTAVVDGGEDVVVTTVLATPMGGRAPLLATGDFTADGTDDLAVAFHTVNAPHTRSHVRLWAWDAAERRMVNTWNADNGAASALAVGDYDGDGLDDLALGECREIADENIDDPCGPESYAKGGGIHILYGGENSFGHRSQTLNQDTVGVYGAAEDGDGFGASLAVLDWNGDGRDDLIAGAPGEAIGTREAAGAATLLLGHVGGIVDRFGEASSVPYHQGRPGVPGAAEASDAFGTAVATGDYDKDGTPDAAVGTPGENTASGGVWIFPKTSVTNSYALTPKKLGLPSPTSALSYGRYLSSH; encoded by the coding sequence GTGCACAGACGGACGTACGCCCTGGCGGTCGCCACCATGGCGACCGCCACCGCCGCAACGGCGACCCTCGCCCTCCCCCTCGCCCCGCACGCCACCGCCGTTCCGTCCGCCCGCCCCACCCCCGTGACCAGCGACTTCAACGCCGACGGCTACGCGGACCTCGCCGTCGGCGTCCCCGACGCGACCGTGAACGGCAAGGCGAAGGCCGGCTATGTGCACGTCGTATGGGGCGGCGCGAAAGGCCTCGGCAGGCACGGCGGCATCCGGATCAGCCAGGCCGCCTCCGAGGTCCCCGGCACCCCGGAGGCGGGCGACCGCTTCGGCACGGCCGTGGCGCTGGACGACCTGAGCGGCGACGGCGTCGCGGAACTGATCGTCGGCGCACCCGGCGAGGACGTCACCGGCCGTGGCGCGGACGCGGGCTCGGTCACCGTCGTCGGCGGCGCGAAGGGCGGGCCCGGACCGGGCTCCACCGCCCTCACCGGCCCGTCGGCGAAGTCGGCGTACGGCTGGTCGGTCGCGGCGGCGGACCTGACCGGCGACGGCGGCCGGGACCTCGTGATCGGCGGCCGGGACAGGGTCGTCCTCACCGCTGTCGTCGACGGCGGTGAGGACGTCGTCGTCACCACCGTCCTCGCCACCCCCATGGGCGGTCGCGCCCCGCTCCTCGCCACCGGCGACTTCACCGCCGACGGCACGGACGACCTGGCCGTCGCCTTCCACACCGTCAACGCCCCCCACACCCGGTCGCACGTACGGCTGTGGGCGTGGGACGCGGCCGAGCGGCGCATGGTCAACACCTGGAACGCCGACAACGGTGCCGCCTCCGCGCTCGCCGTCGGCGACTACGACGGCGACGGCCTGGACGACCTGGCCCTCGGCGAGTGCCGCGAGATCGCCGACGAGAACATCGACGACCCGTGCGGCCCGGAGTCGTACGCCAAGGGCGGCGGCATCCACATCCTCTACGGCGGCGAGAACTCCTTCGGCCACCGCTCCCAGACCCTCAACCAGGACACGGTCGGCGTCTACGGCGCCGCCGAGGACGGCGACGGCTTCGGCGCCTCCCTCGCCGTACTGGACTGGAACGGCGACGGCCGCGACGACCTGATCGCGGGCGCCCCCGGCGAGGCCATCGGCACCCGTGAGGCCGCCGGCGCGGCCACGCTGCTGCTCGGCCACGTCGGCGGCATCGTGGACCGGTTCGGCGAGGCGTCGTCCGTCCCGTACCACCAGGGTCGCCCCGGCGTCCCCGGCGCAGCCGAGGCCTCCGACGCCTTCGGCACAGCCGTGGCCACCGGCGACTACGACAAGGACGGCACCCCGGACGCGGCCGTCGGCACCCCGGGCGAGAACACGGCCTCCGGCGGCGTCTGGATCTTCCCGAAGACCTCCGTGACCAACTCCTACGCCCTCACCCCGAAGAAGCTGGGGCTCCCGTCCCCGACGTCTGCGTTGTCGTACGGCAGGTACCTGAGCAGCCACTGA
- a CDS encoding FG-GAP-like repeat-containing protein, translating into MHKHLRLALATASAAALTGGLLTFTAATATAADSVHHPVADFNNDGYGDVAYAAGAATVGGKRGAGQIVALYGSASGVTSSKRATISQNTTGVPGTAETDDGFGWVSAYGDFNGDGFDDLAVSALLEDVSGDKDGGTVAILWGSSKGLSGATTIKDPAPSSHDEWGKTLAAGDFDGDGTEDLAVGATSSTIRVFKDGITKSGTAGGLYTIKPPIMSGSGTGPLNLTAGDVNGDKRTDLIVDGFETDSEYGWNANYYVPGTASGLNASSAQKLKPGVITGIGDVDGDGFGDIVTGEEWDPSKDGSEPSVPESATGGKVHIIHGSADGPAGATSITQNTGNVPGASERGDWFGNELSLGDINGDGFQDLAVGAAGENLGGVVNTGAVTVLYGSASGLNTSSGTQFLAQSTAGVPGSDERDDFFGSEVKLTDVTGDGKADLTVGAYGENGGNGMVVYLPSNGTKITTTGSRSLSTTAVGVSTDASPLFGGNAAN; encoded by the coding sequence ATGCACAAGCATCTGCGACTCGCCCTCGCGACGGCCTCCGCGGCCGCGCTGACCGGCGGTCTGCTCACCTTCACGGCCGCGACGGCGACGGCGGCCGACTCGGTCCACCACCCCGTGGCGGACTTCAACAACGACGGGTACGGCGATGTCGCGTACGCGGCCGGCGCGGCCACCGTCGGAGGCAAGAGGGGCGCCGGTCAGATCGTCGCCCTGTACGGCTCGGCGAGCGGTGTGACCTCGTCGAAGCGCGCCACGATCAGCCAGAACACCACCGGAGTGCCCGGCACGGCCGAGACGGACGACGGGTTCGGCTGGGTGAGCGCGTACGGCGACTTCAACGGCGACGGCTTCGACGACCTCGCCGTCTCCGCGTTGCTGGAGGACGTCAGCGGCGACAAGGACGGCGGCACGGTCGCGATCCTCTGGGGCTCGTCGAAGGGCCTGTCCGGCGCCACGACGATCAAGGACCCGGCGCCCTCCTCCCACGACGAGTGGGGCAAGACCCTGGCCGCCGGTGACTTCGACGGCGACGGCACGGAGGACCTCGCGGTCGGGGCCACGTCGAGCACGATCCGCGTCTTCAAGGACGGCATCACCAAGTCCGGCACGGCGGGCGGCCTCTACACGATCAAGCCGCCCATCATGTCCGGCAGCGGCACGGGCCCGCTCAACCTCACCGCGGGCGACGTCAACGGCGACAAGCGGACCGACCTGATCGTCGACGGCTTCGAGACCGACAGCGAGTACGGCTGGAACGCCAACTACTACGTGCCCGGCACCGCCTCCGGCCTGAACGCCTCGTCCGCGCAGAAGCTGAAGCCCGGCGTCATCACCGGCATCGGCGACGTCGACGGCGACGGCTTCGGCGACATCGTGACCGGCGAGGAGTGGGACCCGTCCAAGGACGGCAGCGAGCCGTCCGTGCCCGAGTCCGCCACCGGCGGCAAGGTCCACATCATCCACGGCTCCGCCGACGGCCCGGCCGGCGCCACCTCCATCACCCAGAACACCGGCAACGTCCCGGGCGCCTCCGAGCGCGGTGACTGGTTCGGCAACGAGCTGTCGCTCGGCGACATCAACGGCGACGGCTTCCAGGACCTGGCGGTGGGCGCCGCCGGCGAGAACCTCGGCGGCGTCGTCAACACGGGCGCGGTGACGGTCCTCTACGGCTCGGCCTCCGGTCTGAACACCTCCTCCGGCACCCAGTTCCTCGCCCAGTCCACGGCCGGCGTCCCCGGCTCGGACGAGAGGGACGACTTCTTCGGCTCCGAGGTGAAGCTCACCGACGTCACGGGCGACGGCAAGGCGGACCTGACGGTCGGCGCGTACGGCGAGAACGGCGGCAACGGCATGGTCGTCTACCTGCCGTCCAACGGCACGAAGATCACCACGACCGGCTCGCGGTCCCTGTCGACGACCGCGGTCGGCGTCTCGACGGACGCGTCCCCGCTGTTCGGCGGCAACGCGGCCAACTGA
- a CDS encoding phosphoribosyltransferase — protein sequence MSGVRENLTYEAFGVAVRELAQAIADDGYEPDIVLSIARGGVFAAGGLAYALDCKNIHLVNVEFYTGVGTTLDMPVMLAPVPNTIDFSDKKVLITDDVADTGKTLKLVRDFCLDAVAEVRSAVIYEKSHSLVKCEYVWKRTDDWINFPWSVLPPVRRSGEPITPSTEAF from the coding sequence GTGAGTGGCGTCCGGGAGAACCTGACCTACGAAGCCTTCGGCGTCGCCGTCCGTGAACTCGCGCAGGCCATCGCCGACGACGGGTACGAGCCCGACATCGTGCTGTCCATCGCCCGGGGCGGGGTTTTCGCGGCCGGCGGCCTCGCCTACGCCCTCGACTGCAAGAACATCCACCTGGTGAACGTGGAGTTCTACACCGGCGTGGGCACGACGCTCGACATGCCCGTCATGCTCGCGCCCGTCCCGAACACGATCGACTTCTCCGACAAGAAGGTGCTGATCACGGATGACGTGGCCGACACGGGCAAGACGCTCAAGCTGGTCCGCGACTTCTGCCTCGACGCCGTGGCGGAGGTACGGTCCGCCGTGATCTATGAGAAGTCCCACTCCCTCGTGAAGTGCGAGTATGTGTGGAAGCGTACGGACGACTGGATCAACTTCCCCTGGAGTGTGTTGCCTCCAGTACGTAGGTCTGGGGAGCCGATCACTCCGTCGACGGAAGCGTTCTGA
- the istA gene encoding IS21 family transposase, producing MVLDPQRWLELRRFRGLVESGAMSLSEVAKETGLNWRTVSKYLSADGSSAPPRRTANGPVRKRVVDEVAPLVDAMLRAEVLMKAAVIHERLANEYGFTGNYQRVKLYVQEARPRIAGELGITPRELAGMHRRFEVIPGAQAQVDWGDEGKALAHLGIPKVYSFHMVLSYSRDPFCCFTTSLDLQTFFDCHRRAFAHFGGVPMTIVYDRTKTVVRRHVAPGEAVPLHPEAVGFAGHYDFDIDVLAAYRPQGKGRVERQVLIVRDHVLSGRAFSSIEEMDAAFAAWVPQRRAQIHKTHREVIGHRAARDHAALKPLPPTPYLVAERHLRPVGKDCLVAFGGNLYSVPARKVRPRQLVEIRATKSQVMLHSTAPGADGETLLAMHQRAVGRGVRVVEEKHCNGLPTGQGRRVTTGDVPARTRHERPPGEEAGPLQALLNRAAATRIEVGRRPLSVYDELTGTRPFTTHPSTRETS from the coding sequence ATGGTCTTGGACCCGCAGCGCTGGTTGGAACTCCGGCGTTTTCGCGGTCTGGTCGAGTCCGGGGCGATGAGTCTGTCGGAGGTCGCCAAGGAGACCGGGCTGAACTGGCGGACGGTCAGCAAGTACCTGTCCGCCGACGGATCGTCGGCGCCGCCGCGCCGGACGGCGAACGGGCCGGTGCGCAAGCGGGTGGTCGACGAGGTCGCGCCACTGGTCGACGCGATGCTGCGGGCCGAGGTCCTGATGAAGGCCGCAGTGATCCATGAACGCCTGGCCAACGAGTACGGGTTCACCGGCAACTACCAGCGGGTCAAGCTCTACGTTCAGGAAGCCCGCCCGAGGATCGCCGGGGAACTGGGCATCACGCCGAGGGAACTGGCGGGTATGCACCGCCGGTTCGAGGTGATCCCCGGAGCTCAGGCCCAAGTCGACTGGGGTGATGAGGGCAAGGCCCTCGCTCACCTGGGCATTCCCAAGGTCTACTCCTTCCACATGGTGCTGTCGTACTCGCGCGACCCCTTCTGCTGTTTCACCACCAGCCTGGATCTGCAGACGTTCTTCGACTGCCACCGGCGGGCATTCGCGCACTTCGGCGGGGTGCCGATGACGATCGTCTACGACCGGACCAAGACCGTTGTCCGCCGCCATGTCGCTCCGGGCGAAGCGGTCCCGCTGCATCCGGAAGCCGTCGGCTTCGCCGGCCACTACGACTTTGACATCGACGTGCTGGCTGCCTACCGGCCGCAGGGCAAGGGCCGGGTCGAGCGGCAAGTACTGATCGTCCGCGACCACGTCCTGTCCGGACGGGCCTTCTCCTCCATCGAGGAGATGGACGCGGCGTTCGCCGCCTGGGTGCCGCAGCGACGGGCCCAGATCCACAAGACACATCGCGAGGTGATCGGGCATCGGGCCGCCCGCGACCACGCGGCCCTCAAACCGCTGCCGCCGACCCCGTATCTGGTGGCCGAACGGCATCTGCGGCCGGTCGGCAAGGACTGCCTGGTCGCCTTCGGCGGCAACCTCTACTCGGTGCCGGCCCGCAAGGTCCGCCCGCGCCAACTGGTGGAGATCAGGGCCACGAAATCCCAGGTCATGCTGCATTCCACCGCCCCCGGAGCCGACGGCGAGACGTTGTTGGCCATGCACCAGCGGGCGGTCGGTCGCGGCGTCCGCGTGGTGGAGGAGAAGCACTGCAACGGCCTGCCCACCGGCCAGGGACGCCGGGTCACCACCGGTGACGTCCCGGCCCGGACCCGTCATGAGCGTCCTCCGGGCGAGGAAGCCGGCCCGTTGCAGGCCCTGCTGAACCGGGCCGCGGCCACCCGGATCGAGGTCGGACGCCGACCGCTGTCGGTCTATGACGAGCTGACCGGCACCCGCCCGTTCACCACCCACCCGAGTACGAGGGAAACGTCTTGA
- a CDS encoding (Fe-S)-binding protein — translation MQLAAIIVSLVLTVVGVALIARAVAQIYRFVKLGQPVPAGSRTDAPKARTITLVKEFLGHTRMNRWGIVGFAHWFVAIGFLTLPPTLAQAYGQLFQADWTLPVIGGFLPFEMYIEFIGVMTVLGILVLMAIRLLNLPSRAGRKSRFAGSKAWQAYFVEYVILTIGLAIYVLRGLEGALHHVDHYEAAYFASYPLVLAFEDLGPSTLQNLVYLVAMIKIGTSLIWMITVSLNTNMGVAWHRFLGFPNIWFKRNATGETALGALQPMTSGGEPIDFTDPGDDDVFGVSQVEQFSWKGILDFSTCTECGRCQSQCPAWNTGKPLSPKLLIMSLRDHAHAKAPYLLAGGGKTMEGEEKASEEQLAGVPAAALAEAERPLIGTVEENGVIDPDVLWSCTTCGACVEQCPVDIEHVDHIVDMRRYQVMIESAFPSEAGTMLKNLEKKGNPWGLAKKQRLEWLKEVDFEVPVVGKDIEDLSEVEYLYWVGCAGALEDRAKKTTKAFAELLHMAGVKFAIMGGDEKCTGDSARRLGNEPLFQELGMENVMALNMAFGEETDDDGKVTPESRKPKSAKKIVATCPHCLNTLGNEYPQLGGDYEVIHHTQLLQHLVDEGKLVPVTPVEGLITYHDPCYLGRHNKIYTPPREIMTAVPGLRQQEMHRHKERGFCCGAGGARMWMEERIGKRINNERVDEALSLNPDIVSTACPFCLVMLTDSVNGKKAAAESGSAAGGKAKESIQVVDVAQLLLESVKTPAPDDGEPPAGTAETETEPEPQPVK, via the coding sequence ATGCAACTCGCCGCGATCATCGTGTCGCTGGTCCTGACCGTGGTCGGCGTGGCGCTCATCGCCCGAGCCGTGGCGCAGATCTACCGGTTCGTGAAGCTCGGTCAGCCAGTGCCGGCGGGCAGCCGTACCGATGCCCCGAAGGCGCGCACGATCACCCTGGTCAAGGAGTTCCTCGGCCACACCCGGATGAACCGGTGGGGGATCGTCGGCTTCGCGCACTGGTTCGTCGCGATCGGCTTCCTGACGCTGCCGCCGACCCTCGCGCAGGCGTACGGCCAGCTCTTCCAGGCCGACTGGACGCTGCCGGTGATCGGCGGCTTCCTGCCGTTCGAGATGTACATCGAGTTCATCGGTGTGATGACGGTCCTCGGCATCCTCGTCCTGATGGCCATCCGGCTGCTCAACCTGCCCTCCCGGGCCGGCCGCAAGTCGCGTTTCGCGGGTTCCAAGGCCTGGCAGGCGTACTTCGTCGAGTACGTCATCCTCACCATCGGTCTGGCCATCTACGTGCTGCGCGGCCTTGAGGGCGCCCTCCACCACGTGGACCACTACGAGGCCGCGTACTTCGCCTCGTACCCGCTGGTCCTCGCCTTCGAGGACCTCGGCCCGAGCACCCTCCAGAACCTGGTGTACCTCGTCGCGATGATCAAGATCGGCACCTCGCTGATCTGGATGATCACGGTCTCGCTGAACACCAACATGGGTGTCGCCTGGCACCGCTTCCTCGGCTTCCCCAACATCTGGTTCAAGCGGAACGCGACCGGTGAGACCGCGCTGGGTGCGCTGCAGCCGATGACGAGCGGCGGCGAGCCGATCGACTTCACCGACCCCGGTGACGACGACGTCTTCGGTGTCAGCCAGGTCGAGCAGTTCTCCTGGAAGGGCATCCTCGACTTCTCCACCTGCACCGAGTGCGGTCGCTGCCAGTCGCAGTGCCCGGCCTGGAACACGGGCAAGCCCCTCTCCCCCAAGCTCCTCATCATGTCGCTGCGCGACCACGCGCACGCCAAGGCCCCGTACCTGCTCGCCGGTGGCGGCAAGACCATGGAGGGCGAGGAGAAGGCGTCCGAGGAGCAGCTGGCCGGGGTGCCCGCGGCGGCGCTGGCCGAGGCCGAACGGCCACTGATCGGCACCGTCGAGGAGAACGGCGTCATCGACCCCGACGTCCTGTGGTCCTGCACCACCTGCGGTGCCTGCGTCGAACAGTGCCCCGTCGACATCGAGCACGTCGACCACATCGTCGACATGCGCCGCTACCAGGTGATGATCGAGTCCGCGTTCCCGTCCGAGGCGGGCACGATGCTCAAGAACCTGGAGAAGAAGGGCAACCCCTGGGGCCTGGCCAAGAAGCAGCGCCTGGAGTGGCTGAAGGAAGTCGACTTCGAGGTGCCGGTCGTCGGCAAGGACATCGAGGACCTGTCCGAGGTCGAGTACCTGTACTGGGTCGGCTGCGCGGGCGCGCTGGAAGACCGCGCGAAGAAGACGACGAAGGCCTTCGCCGAACTGCTGCACATGGCGGGCGTGAAGTTCGCGATCATGGGCGGCGACGAGAAGTGCACCGGTGACTCCGCCCGCCGCCTCGGCAACGAGCCCCTGTTCCAGGAGCTCGGCATGGAGAACGTCATGGCCCTGAACATGGCGTTCGGCGAGGAGACGGACGACGACGGCAAGGTGACCCCCGAGTCGCGGAAGCCCAAGTCGGCCAAGAAGATCGTCGCCACCTGCCCGCACTGCCTCAACACGCTCGGCAACGAGTACCCGCAGCTCGGCGGCGACTACGAGGTCATCCACCACACCCAGCTGCTCCAGCACCTCGTCGACGAGGGCAAGCTGGTCCCGGTGACTCCCGTCGAGGGCCTCATCACCTACCACGACCCCTGCTACCTGGGCCGTCACAACAAGATCTACACGCCCCCGCGCGAGATCATGACCGCCGTCCCGGGCCTGCGTCAGCAGGAGATGCACCGCCACAAGGAGCGCGGCTTCTGCTGCGGTGCCGGTGGCGCGCGGATGTGGATGGAGGAGCGGATCGGCAAGCGCATCAACAACGAGCGCGTCGACGAGGCCCTGTCCCTGAACCCGGACATCGTCTCCACCGCCTGCCCGTTCTGCCTCGTCATGCTGACCGACTCGGTCAACGGCAAGAAGGCTGCAGCCGAAAGCGGCTCCGCCGCGGGCGGCAAGGCCAAGGAGTCCATCCAGGTCGTCGACGTCGCCCAGCTCCTCCTGGAGTCCGTCAAGACCCCGGCCCCGGACGACGGCGAGCCCCCCGCGGGCACGGCGGAGACGGAGACCGAGCCGGAGCCCCAGCCGGTGAAGTGA
- a CDS encoding Yip1 family protein, with translation MAGFRIGRGRDNGAPQARQQHPPYGQQAPQAGGPSYGYPQTPPQPPYAGGRGGGQGWPQTHGGHPGNHGNHGHRGEPEYFGDDGAHPQGGADPYAANNPGHTQMFAVGDPYHQSDTYRAGQAPPPPLGPRLSWKALLKGIITSPNQTFLVMRDYAVWVPALIVMFLYGMLAVFGFDTAREDAINATLSNAVPIVLVTAVTMVVSTFVLGVVTHTLARQLGGDGAWQPTVGLSMLIMALTDAPRLLVAMFAGGDASFVQILGWITWVAAGALLTLMVSKSHDLPWPKALGASAIQLIAILSLIKLGTF, from the coding sequence GTGGCTGGATTCAGGATCGGACGCGGCCGGGACAACGGCGCTCCTCAAGCGCGACAGCAACACCCTCCGTACGGACAGCAGGCCCCGCAGGCCGGCGGCCCGTCGTACGGCTACCCCCAGACGCCCCCGCAACCGCCGTACGCCGGCGGCCGGGGCGGCGGTCAGGGCTGGCCCCAGACGCACGGCGGGCACCCCGGAAACCACGGCAACCATGGGCACCGCGGCGAACCGGAGTACTTCGGCGACGACGGCGCGCACCCTCAGGGCGGCGCGGACCCGTACGCGGCCAACAACCCGGGGCACACACAGATGTTCGCCGTCGGCGACCCGTACCACCAGAGCGACACCTACCGCGCGGGCCAGGCCCCACCGCCCCCGCTCGGCCCGCGGCTGTCCTGGAAGGCGCTCCTCAAAGGCATCATCACCAGCCCGAACCAGACCTTCCTGGTGATGCGGGACTACGCGGTGTGGGTGCCCGCCCTCATCGTGATGTTCCTGTACGGCATGCTGGCCGTCTTCGGCTTCGACACGGCCCGCGAGGACGCGATCAACGCCACGCTGTCGAACGCCGTACCGATCGTGCTCGTCACGGCCGTGACGATGGTGGTGAGCACGTTCGTCCTGGGCGTGGTCACCCACACCCTGGCCCGCCAGCTCGGCGGCGACGGCGCCTGGCAGCCCACGGTCGGCCTCTCCATGCTGATCATGGCCCTGACGGACGCGCCCCGTCTGCTCGTCGCGATGTTCGCGGGCGGCGACGCCTCGTTCGTCCAGATCCTCGGCTGGATCACCTGGGTCGCCGCCGGCGCCCTGCTGACCCTGATGGTCTCCAAGTCCCACGACCTGCCCTGGCCGAAGGCCCTCGGCGCCTCCGCGATCCAGCTGATCGCGATCCTGTCGCTGATCAAGCTGGGCACGTTCTAG
- a CDS encoding ATP-binding protein, translating into MDHSSSFPYLRRAAPEVLATARSQRWDPAEVVRILVEEEIKGRDEATRRNHRQQAQLPSGKTFDSWREADSSIPAPTQQALMTLEWIGRAENLAVAGQSHLAEALANKAIDEGMKGSWFTLESLTAHLGRATVDNTVSKAVAKITRCDLIVIDDIGMLPSGQAAAEAFYRVIDAAYERRSVIVTSNLHPSGFDSIMPETLATAAVDRLLHHAHIVLTEGSSLRLTQATTGQGVVPLNQPG; encoded by the coding sequence GTGGACCACAGCAGCTCGTTTCCGTACTTGCGCCGGGCGGCCCCCGAGGTCCTCGCGACGGCCCGATCGCAACGCTGGGACCCAGCCGAAGTGGTCCGCATCCTGGTGGAAGAAGAGATCAAGGGACGGGACGAGGCGACCCGCCGCAACCATCGCCAGCAGGCCCAGCTCCCATCCGGGAAGACCTTCGATTCCTGGCGCGAGGCCGACTCCTCCATCCCGGCCCCGACACAGCAGGCCCTGATGACGCTGGAATGGATCGGCCGCGCAGAGAATCTGGCCGTCGCCGGACAAAGCCACCTCGCCGAGGCCTTGGCGAACAAGGCGATCGACGAAGGAATGAAGGGCTCCTGGTTCACCCTCGAATCACTCACCGCACACCTCGGGCGGGCGACCGTCGACAACACCGTCTCCAAGGCCGTCGCGAAGATCACCCGATGCGACCTCATCGTCATCGACGACATCGGCATGCTGCCCTCCGGACAGGCCGCCGCCGAGGCGTTCTACCGCGTCATCGACGCCGCATACGAACGCCGGTCCGTGATCGTCACCTCGAACCTGCACCCCTCAGGCTTCGACTCGATCATGCCCGAGACGCTGGCCACCGCCGCCGTCGACCGGCTCCTGCACCATGCCCACATCGTTCTCACCGAAGGCTCCAGCCTGCGGCTGACCCAGGCCACCACCGGCCAGGGCGTCGTCCCACTGAACCAGCCGGGCTGA
- a CDS encoding nuclear transport factor 2 family protein — MAEHPNAALVRKGYEAFTRGDMDALRGLMAADCTHHVPGSHFLSGDYKGQDSIIDLYQRLFEETGGTFNVELSHVLVDGRGHAVSVHRYTAERGDKRLEQNGCLVFRIVGDRFTDIDECQEDLDKESEFWG, encoded by the coding sequence ATGGCTGAACACCCGAACGCAGCGCTCGTCCGCAAGGGCTACGAGGCCTTCACACGCGGCGACATGGACGCCCTCCGCGGCCTGATGGCGGCGGACTGCACCCACCACGTCCCCGGCAGTCACTTCCTCTCGGGCGACTACAAGGGCCAGGACTCGATCATCGACCTGTACCAGCGGCTCTTCGAGGAGACCGGCGGGACGTTCAACGTCGAGCTGAGCCATGTCCTCGTCGACGGACGGGGCCACGCGGTCTCCGTACACCGCTACACCGCCGAGCGGGGCGACAAGCGCCTCGAACAGAACGGCTGCCTCGTCTTCCGGATCGTCGGAGACAGGTTCACCGACATCGACGAGTGCCAGGAGGACCTGGACAAGGAGAGCGAATTCTGGGGCTGA